In one window of Haladaptatus sp. QDMS2 DNA:
- a CDS encoding MATE family efflux transporter, whose amino-acid sequence MSEHRDRVIATWRAVTVLSWPIVVQQVLNTLMRSVDIVVTGLFSPAAVAAIGLADLYAQIPFRIGRALGTGGIALSSQDTGRGNAKTRDQAVTQALLIGFLVGLPIVIIGLTLSDVLIAILGAESEVVRMGARYLAFVFVAAPLRIVALVGARSLQGTGDTRTPLVVNGLANLFNIIATVGLGLGLVGLPRLGIVGVGLATALSRGFECITILGMIVSDRTELSLRRPRDATVTKQLVAVGFPNFAEGMSTSVANFPFNALLLVFGTEVSAAYHIGRRIYQQLAGPLYRSYSVAASIVVGQKLGAGDTADARFSGLAITALSALSLSIVGIVIWVMAEPLSKIFTSDLVTLGYAISFTRISGISMLFFGVFFPMAGALQGASDTRTPFYARFTGTVCFMLCFSYLVGVWLGYGLSAVYVGIVLTYVWWALVACVGFLWGDWAERAEQMMAERASTAN is encoded by the coding sequence ATGTCCGAGCACCGGGACAGAGTTATCGCTACCTGGCGGGCTGTGACTGTACTGTCCTGGCCAATCGTGGTTCAACAGGTGCTCAACACGCTAATGCGGTCAGTCGACATCGTGGTGACCGGCCTCTTCTCGCCAGCCGCAGTCGCTGCGATCGGGCTGGCCGATCTGTACGCGCAGATTCCATTTCGAATAGGGCGTGCACTTGGGACAGGAGGGATTGCACTTTCGAGTCAAGATACCGGTCGAGGCAACGCGAAAACCCGTGATCAAGCCGTGACCCAAGCGCTCCTTATCGGATTTCTCGTCGGCCTTCCGATCGTCATCATTGGGTTGACGTTGTCGGACGTTCTTATTGCGATTCTCGGCGCCGAGTCAGAAGTCGTGAGAATGGGCGCGCGTTATCTCGCGTTCGTTTTCGTCGCTGCACCGCTCCGAATCGTTGCGTTGGTTGGGGCACGCTCCTTGCAGGGGACTGGTGATACGCGAACGCCGCTCGTGGTGAATGGGCTAGCAAACCTTTTCAACATCATTGCGACGGTCGGATTGGGGCTGGGACTCGTGGGTCTCCCGCGGTTGGGTATCGTCGGCGTCGGGCTGGCGACGGCACTTAGCCGGGGGTTTGAGTGTATAACAATACTTGGAATGATCGTAAGTGACCGAACCGAACTGTCGCTCAGGCGACCACGAGATGCCACAGTTACAAAGCAACTTGTTGCCGTTGGTTTCCCGAATTTCGCGGAGGGAATGAGTACGTCTGTCGCCAATTTTCCGTTCAATGCCTTGTTACTTGTTTTCGGAACTGAAGTTAGTGCAGCGTACCATATCGGGCGGCGAATCTACCAACAGCTGGCAGGCCCGCTGTACCGTTCGTACAGCGTTGCAGCGAGCATCGTTGTCGGACAGAAACTCGGTGCGGGAGATACGGCCGATGCCCGTTTTTCTGGCTTGGCCATCACAGCGCTTAGCGCACTTTCGCTCAGCATCGTTGGTATCGTCATCTGGGTCATGGCAGAACCGCTTTCGAAGATATTCACGTCGGATTTGGTAACCCTCGGGTACGCCATCTCTTTTACGCGTATCTCTGGAATTTCGATGCTCTTTTTCGGGGTTTTCTTCCCGATGGCAGGGGCGCTTCAAGGCGCGAGCGATACGCGGACGCCCTTCTACGCTCGGTTCACCGGAACCGTCTGCTTCATGCTTTGCTTTAGCTATCTCGTCGGTGTTTGGCTCGGGTACGGCCTCTCTGCGGTCTATGTAGGAATCGTCCTCACGTACGTCTGGTGGGCACTCGTCGCGTGTGTCGGTTTTCTGTGGGGTGATTGGGCTGAGCGAGCAGAACAGATGATGGCAGAACGGGCCTCGACAGCGAACTGA
- a CDS encoding twin-arginine translocation signal domain-containing protein, whose product MTSRRNFLKTGAASLTGLTALTTFTQPALANRRHITVTGQDEWLQCTSMCNGVGDDITTHYAIKVTGDISKGGGADSNDDVLTDDYLEGEVQTGYQDDFYYTGHIEYIRCDGCASFSLDDNGLGNDTYRTQWEIEGTSSYDSRYSVSLPDGEEIGKRGSLEDNDKYNQYNWPDKNLAHGRIKSGYDYWTQSSRPYNVTLQNDGKNLCYYRTYAP is encoded by the coding sequence ATGACATCCAGACGCAACTTCCTGAAAACCGGGGCAGCGAGCCTCACCGGACTGACCGCCCTCACCACATTCACCCAACCCGCCCTCGCCAACCGTCGCCACATCACCGTTACCGGTCAAGACGAATGGCTCCAATGTACCAGCATGTGCAACGGCGTCGGCGACGACATCACCACCCACTACGCCATCAAAGTCACCGGCGACATCTCCAAAGGCGGCGGAGCCGACTCCAACGACGACGTCCTTACCGACGACTACCTCGAAGGCGAGGTCCAAACGGGCTATCAAGACGACTTCTATTACACCGGCCACATCGAGTACATCCGCTGTGACGGCTGTGCTTCCTTCAGCCTTGATGACAACGGCCTCGGCAACGACACCTACCGCACGCAGTGGGAAATCGAAGGTACCTCCAGCTACGATTCAAGATACTCCGTCAGCCTCCCAGATGGCGAAGAAATCGGGAAACGTGGCTCCCTCGAAGACAACGACAAATACAACCAGTACAACTGGCCAGACAAGAACCTCGCCCACGGGCGCATCAAAAGCGGCTACGACTACTGGACGCAGTCCTCTCGCCCGTACAACGTAACCCTCCAAAACGACGGCAAAAACCTCTGCTACTACCGAACCTACGCGCCCTAA
- a CDS encoding HAD family hydrolase, translated as MGLTKHFDMVIFGTDVPQVKPANDPFELALDRLRVEPKRVLKVGDSLSKDVKGANKLGLDSAWVPFDDIRRGVNDPEPTYTLSSLANLPEILSSSSTHD; from the coding sequence GTGGGCCTGACAAAGCACTTCGACATGGTCATCTTTGGGACCGATGTACCGCAGGTGAAACCGGCGAATGATCCGTTCGAACTGGCGTTAGACCGACTGCGAGTGGAGCCCAAGCGGGTTCTGAAAGTCGGTGATTCCCTGTCTAAGGACGTCAAAGGCGCGAACAAGCTCGGTCTTGATTCCGCCTGGGTCCCCTTCGACGACATTCGCCGAGGTGTGAACGATCCGGAACCGACCTACACACTGTCGTCCCTAGCAAATCTTCCTGAGATACTTTCGTCGTCATCGACTCACGACTGA
- a CDS encoding sensor histidine kinase KdpD, with protein MILQLLGVNTWSALERATREKALQRQTDEMRFFNSILRHDVYNGMTVIRARAELLGDELEGDQQGYAKTIESWSNDIIAIVQRVRTVLDALTSDDTPMLHEVNLSATLRTEIGRVQTTYPAVRFETEIPDGVMVLANELLGEVFGNIITNAINHNEREGLVISVTVEQKDGMITTKISDNGRGIPDADKESIFRRDYTGHVKSTGSGFGLFFVDTMASTYDGAVWVEDASPTGATFTIELMHPSTRARIHSL; from the coding sequence GTGATACTACAACTATTAGGTGTGAACACATGGAGTGCGCTTGAACGGGCAACCCGCGAGAAAGCTCTACAGCGACAGACCGATGAGATGAGGTTTTTCAATTCGATACTTCGTCACGACGTGTATAACGGAATGACAGTAATCCGAGCCCGCGCAGAACTGCTCGGCGACGAGCTTGAAGGCGACCAGCAAGGGTACGCCAAAACAATCGAATCATGGAGCAACGACATCATCGCCATTGTTCAACGGGTGCGAACGGTTCTTGATGCGTTGACCAGTGACGATACTCCTATGTTACATGAGGTCAATCTCTCCGCGACGCTCCGGACTGAAATTGGGCGAGTGCAAACGACGTATCCAGCAGTGCGATTTGAGACGGAAATCCCAGACGGCGTTATGGTTCTCGCAAACGAGTTACTGGGTGAAGTCTTTGGGAATATCATCACCAACGCGATAAATCATAATGAACGCGAGGGTCTGGTCATCAGCGTGACCGTTGAGCAGAAAGACGGGATGATAACAACAAAAATAAGCGATAATGGCCGTGGAATTCCTGATGCTGACAAGGAATCTATCTTCCGTCGAGACTACACTGGACACGTGAAATCCACTGGGTCGGGGTTCGGGTTGTTCTTTGTGGACACAATGGCGTCGACGTACGACGGTGCTGTTTGGGTTGAGGATGCATCACCTACAGGCGCCACTTTCACGATAGAACTAATGCATCCATCTACGCGTGCGAGAATTCACTCCTTGTGA